The genomic stretch CAGAATCTTGGTACCCTGCAGCGTGATTACCGCTCAAATAGCAATCGCTCACCATTTGATGCAGTACTTAACTTTATCGTTACTCACCTTAGCTCAGATATCAAGATTGAAGAATTGTGCAAAATTGCATGCATGAGCAAATCCACATTTTATCGAGCCTTTACGGATGAGTATGGAGTTACCCCTGTTCAGCTAATTCTTGAAGAAAGGCTAAAGTTTGCCAAAAGTCTTCTTAGTAACCATCAAGAAATAAGCATCAAAGAAGTAGCCTATGCCGCTGGCTTCAACGACCCCAACTATTTCACAAGAGTTTTTAGAAAAATGGAAGGTGGCACCCCGAGTGAGTTCAGGGAGAGATTATAGCTATTCAAAAACTAAAACTTGAAACGTTAGTTTATCGACCCGGTCACCCTTTTCATAAAGTCATTCATAGCGTCTTTGCGCGAAGCTCCCTCTTTTACTTGTTTCACTACTTCCAGTGATCCATAAAGATTCGATAGAATTTCTCCGATTACGTCCAGCTCTTCATCCTTTATTCCTTTCGCTTCCGCTAAATGCTCAAGTAACTCGATAGTTTCTACTACCCAATCCTCGTCATTTTGATCAACAAAATCTACTATATGCTTTATTACCGGTAACCTCATTTTTGTTCGCTTTGATTATACCGCAAACATATATAGCTAACTTTTATTGGAAACGATATTCTAATAGCAAATTACTATGTA from Owenweeksia hongkongensis DSM 17368 encodes the following:
- a CDS encoding DUF6952 family protein; translation: MRLPVIKHIVDFVDQNDEDWVVETIELLEHLAEAKGIKDEELDVIGEILSNLYGSLEVVKQVKEGASRKDAMNDFMKRVTGSIN